TCTGCTCCTTCCCATCCAGTGACCGGGAATCTGAGAGACCATTCATGAATGTACTGTTGCCCCAGTTCCTGTGCGCAGACGTGTACATCCTGGCAAACTTCTCCCTATCATCGATTCcttctttgtttttcttctcTCTCCAATCGTTGTAAAATACATCAGGGTTCACTACAGCTTCAGCTGACAAGAGGATTAATCCTGACCTGGAAACTGGTGACGTTTTGTCATCGAATGGCTTTCTGACCTGCTCCATGTtacgacaagaaaaacaaaactgtgTATTCGTGAACTCTTCTTTTGTGATTTTACCAGCGATACAGTATTCTTTCCATACCTCATTCAGCAGACCTACAAACGATTGCAAAAGGTATGTGTTTTCTCCAGTGTTTCTGTCATCAAACTCAGCACAgacacttacgacaagcaggccTCCCAGTTTCAGTTCTCTACTTCTTCCTAGTAAAAAGGTTTCCCAGTCCATCTCAGCTTGCTTGTGTAGTGCAGTCAACTCTTCAGTACTACTTTGGGCATCTTTGTAAATCGAGTATTTGGAGGTGGTTGGCGTCCTTGACAGCCAATGGACAGACGTCATCGACATCATGAAATGGATTGAGTTTGAAGGAACACATTGCTTGTAGAAGTTTGTCCCCGAGGCAAGAACGTAGACATTGTCCATTTCCAGGAGGTAGGACGGTGGATCAGGGATGATTCCTGCCATACGTTTGAAGAGGGAATTGAAATCATGCATTTCCAAGTCTTCATAGATCACCTGGAACTGGGTATCGGGGCCATGATGATCTTTCAGTGTTGCCAACAACTCATGGAAAATGGCCATGGCAGTGGAACCATCAGCTGCACCGTAGTCGGCAATGTTGAACACCGATTTTTTGTCAGTGAAGGGAATGGTTTTGGCCAAGCTGAGAATCTTTTCTCGAACTGGTTCAACGTATCCAAAATTTTGCTTTCCGAGTGTTGATCCATAATTTCCGTCACCCGTTTTTCCATATGGGCGATATATCCCTGGAATATTTGCAAAGTGTCTCACGGGGACAGACGTTATTCTCTTGCGAATTTGTAAATGTCCTCTGATTAATGCACAAAGTATCCGAATGGACATTATTGATGTAGTGGTTTTCTCCTTGTAATGCGTTGTGAGCAGTTCTGGTGGGGAAAGTTTTGTCTGAAGAAAAGAGAAATCCTATATTATTTATATCGTTCTGACACATCTTATTAACAAGGAATTCATAACAAAACATTTATGCATGCTTAGCAGAAAGATTTCCGTATGAAAATTTTCCGGCATGTATTTTGATCACCTTGCTTCTCCATAATATTCAGCCAACACATGTGAAATTGGTTTTGCCAAAAACTTTGAACAACAGAAGCATCTGCACCATAATCTAAGGACTGATCACATGTATCCAGTTTCTGTTTACTCTAACAAATGTTTAGAAGGCAGTCCCCTAACCCCATATACAATGAGCTGTCTAAATCACTTCAAGATAATGGTAAGATCCTTCACgcacttgaatgagtgagtgagtgagtgagttaatatttatcgtcacatcggcaatattgtagccatatcgtgacgagaacaagtaataatggcTTTGTAGATCAAGAATATTAGAAACTAACCCCCCGTTGACGAAGAACGGTAAAACCAcaagtatatatcacagataccCATTTCAGACaagtaattaaatgaaaacagttTAACAATAGAGgagaatacaatatataaatggGCCATAGATTGTCAACAACGGAagctagatcaccatacaagggaccattgggacttttgctacctgcatggaccgtagctggatttacaccatctcctcAGCCATTGGCTTTTATGCAGAGAATTAGCtataaattaaaatgac
The window above is part of the Haliotis asinina isolate JCU_RB_2024 chromosome 1, JCU_Hal_asi_v2, whole genome shotgun sequence genome. Proteins encoded here:
- the LOC137284510 gene encoding uncharacterized protein, whose product is MSIRILCALIRGHLQIRKRITSVPVRHFANIPGIYRPYGKTGDGNYGSTLGKQNFGYVEPVREKILSLAKTIPFTDKKSVFNIADYGAADGSTAMAIFHELLATLKDHHGPDTQFQVIYEDLEMHDFNSLFKRMAGIIPDPPSYLLEMDNVYVLASGTNFYKQCVPSNSIHFMMSMTSVHWLSRTPTTSKYSIYKDAQSSTEELTALHKQAEMDWETFLLGRSRELKLGGLLVVSVCAEFDDRNTGENTYLLQSFVGLLNEVWKEYCIAGKITKEEFTNTQFCFSCRNMEQVRKPFDDKTSPVSRSGLILLSAEAVVNPDVFYNDWREKKNKEGIDDREKFARMYTSAHRNWGNSTFMNGLSDSRSLDGKEQIVDGLYGDVEKRMSRMNPEIFKDDLRFIYLVIRKE